One genomic segment of Panicum virgatum strain AP13 chromosome 2N, P.virgatum_v5, whole genome shotgun sequence includes these proteins:
- the LOC120662888 gene encoding cytochrome P450 76C1-like, translating into MAFFLLCLWALFLAVLACYVKQLVTDTRRHLPPGPWPLPIIGSILHMSKLPHRSLARLAERYGSPMTLRLGMSLFIVVSSPSTAREVLQTHNASLSGRNPANAWSAGGHGANAVFVLQPGRKWHTLRRLAVAQLFSPRRLDELQPLRQHVVSRLLGDVSEAASGGAPVSVRRAAFTAMARLLWRAMFSHELDEAASSQGLYDCVRGIMSLVMTPNVSDLFPAVAAADLRAYGAGCESDRLL; encoded by the coding sequence ATGGCCTTCTTCCTCCTGTGCTTGTGGGCACTGTTCCTCGCAGTTCTCGCCTGCTATGTCAAACAACTCGTCACAGACACTCGGCGCCACCTTCCCCCCGGGCCATGGCCGCTGCCAATCATCGGCAGCATCCTCCACATGAGCAAGCTCCCGCACCGCTCCTTGGCGCGCCTCGCCGAGCGCTACGGCTCGCCCATGACGCTCCGACTCGGCATGTCGCTCTTCATCGTCGTGTCATCGCCGTCGACAGCGCGAGAGGTCCTCCAGACGCACAACGCCAGCCTCTCCGGCCGCAACCCGGCCAACGCGTGGAgcgccggcggccacggcgccaACGCCGTCTTCGTTCTCCAGCCGGGCCGCAAGTGGCACACGCTGCGGAGGCTCGCAGTGGCGCAGCTGTTCTCGCCGCGGCGGCTCGACGAGCTGCAGCCGCTGAGGCAGCACGTCGTCAGCCGCCTCCTCGGCGACGTGTCGGAGGCGGCGTCCGGCGGCGCTCCCGTGAGCGTCCGGCGCGCGGCATTCACCGCCATGGCGCGGCTGCTGTGGCGCGCCATGTTCTCTCACGAGCTCGACGAGGCCGCGTCGTCACAGGGGCTCTACGACTGCGTGCGGGGAATCATGTCGCTGGTAATGACGCCCAACGTCTCCGACCTGTTCccggcggtggccgccgccgaccttAGGGCGTACGGCGCCGGATGTGAAAGCGATCGgttgctctag
- the LOC120661754 gene encoding uncharacterized protein LOC120661754 — protein sequence MILSCESFDARSRTSSQPMAKKAVAESKEEPIEEAVTATSPSPSSSPSGRGGARIDLVPPATTMRPASADASFELVTFPSLCGPQSSRLPILVPPFQLSEAGIT from the exons ATGATCCTAAGCTGTGAGAGCTTCGACGCCAGGTCGAGAACCTCCTCCCAACCGATGGCCAAGAAGGCTGTGGCCGAGAGCAAGGAGGAGCCCATAGAGGAAGCCGTCACCGCTACCTCTCCGTCGCCGTCTTCGTCTcccagcggccgcggcggcgcccgcatcgACCTCGTGCCGCCGGCAACCACCATGCGTCCAGCAAGCGCCGACGCCAGCTTTGAGCTTGTGACGTTCCCCAGTCTGTGCGGTCCTCAATCCAGCCGTCTGCCGATATTGGTCCCCCCGTTCCAGTTGTCCGAAGCAG GAATTACATAG